From a region of the Myxococcus stipitatus genome:
- a CDS encoding putative Ig domain-containing protein — protein sequence MSPSRALAPLLVFLLLAACSSDPDPINPGPADSGIQSDSGTDPTRDSGTSTGDAGSGNDGGQTPDPGADDAGTEADGGLPNDAGSESDGGLPSDAGHDDAGSDSDAGLPSDAGHDDAGSESDAGLPSDAGTGSDAGLPSDAGSEADAGPVLGIITSTLEDAYVAEAYSVTLTATGGVAPYSWTVASGTLPQGLDLSTNGVLSGAPTAPGTATFTLRVQDATSNAATTELSLAIYSLPTVAEATVPARGVGETMSVTFQATGGKPPLAFSSSGTLPPGVSLSQQGVLSGTLTQAGDFDFTVTATDAHGKTGSRAVTATVLSAFTVTTPSLSNGTRGQPYQATLTASGGVEPLSWSIASGTLPSGLSLSSDGVLSGTPTAQGTFRFTVTARDANGRAASRPLPLWLAAEPSASPRLRVGQWNLTYFGDNERAPADALQVANARDVMLDVGANLWGMVEMVDVADFNALKAQLPGFNGFLADDANYVTGGVTPYGASSQKPGVLHDSTLTFQSAQLLRIGNLSDFSNRPPLRVDFTTEIQGVETPLVVIVVHMRAESADPTGPRLARERASAALEAYLTDNLPTQHVIILGDWNDDVDESITLDPTSGVPLATPYQNFVSAPASYTFITRELSLADEATSIGFENVVDHTLVTNEVAAHYVPDTAQVIHADDWVPDFLDTTSDHRPVVSDYALSSATSPFLRLKSPNGGTFAAGTVLPIEWHAWGVTTVRIEASTNGGTNWDVLAASVPAVQGRYAWTLPDVQSSAVRVRVIDVDTPSRLDESDTAITITQATSRVFINEVLADEPAINGTNNVAYEFVELVNTGPTAVDLSGWTLWDSTTGNARHVFPSGFKLAAGKAFVIFGGAAGIPTGLTNAAAASSGALGLGNNADSVRLRNAAAALVDEYNYTSTVDDVSANRSPDGDPNGTFTPHTNLPSGTRKSPGKRADGTDF from the coding sequence ATGTCGCCGTCTCGCGCCCTCGCGCCGCTGCTCGTCTTCCTCCTGCTCGCCGCCTGCTCCTCCGACCCAGACCCCATCAACCCCGGCCCCGCGGACAGTGGCATACAGAGCGACTCGGGCACGGACCCCACCCGTGACTCCGGGACCTCCACCGGCGACGCGGGGAGCGGGAACGACGGCGGACAGACCCCCGACCCGGGCGCGGATGACGCGGGCACCGAGGCCGATGGCGGGCTTCCGAATGACGCGGGCTCCGAGTCCGATGGCGGGCTTCCGAGCGACGCGGGCCACGATGACGCGGGCTCCGATTCCGATGCCGGACTCCCATCCGACGCGGGCCACGATGACGCGGGCAGCGAGTCAGATGCCGGGCTCCCGTCCGACGCTGGCACCGGGTCCGATGCCGGGCTCCCGAGCGACGCGGGCAGCGAGGCCGACGCCGGTCCCGTCCTCGGAATCATCACCAGCACACTGGAGGACGCCTACGTCGCAGAGGCGTACTCCGTCACGCTGACCGCGACGGGCGGAGTCGCCCCGTACTCCTGGACGGTGGCCTCCGGGACGCTGCCGCAGGGGCTCGACCTCTCCACCAACGGCGTGTTGTCCGGCGCTCCCACCGCTCCGGGTACCGCGACCTTCACGCTCCGGGTCCAGGACGCGACAAGCAACGCCGCGACCACCGAGCTGTCCCTCGCGATCTACTCGCTCCCCACCGTGGCCGAGGCCACCGTCCCCGCCCGAGGGGTCGGTGAGACGATGTCCGTGACGTTCCAGGCGACAGGAGGCAAGCCGCCCCTCGCCTTCTCGTCCTCGGGCACGTTGCCCCCCGGCGTGTCGCTGTCCCAGCAGGGCGTCCTCTCCGGCACGCTGACCCAGGCGGGCGACTTCGACTTCACGGTCACGGCGACGGACGCACACGGAAAGACGGGCTCGCGCGCCGTCACGGCCACGGTCCTCTCCGCCTTCACCGTCACCACTCCATCGCTCTCGAACGGGACGCGGGGCCAGCCGTATCAGGCCACGCTCACCGCCTCGGGCGGGGTCGAGCCGCTGAGCTGGAGCATCGCCTCGGGCACGCTGCCCTCGGGCCTGTCGTTGTCCTCGGACGGCGTCCTCTCCGGCACGCCCACGGCGCAGGGCACCTTCCGGTTCACCGTCACGGCTCGTGACGCGAATGGCCGCGCGGCGTCGCGTCCCCTCCCCTTGTGGCTTGCCGCCGAGCCCTCCGCGTCGCCTCGCTTGAGGGTCGGCCAGTGGAACCTCACCTACTTCGGTGACAACGAACGCGCGCCGGCGGACGCCCTCCAGGTGGCCAACGCGCGCGACGTCATGCTCGACGTGGGGGCGAACCTGTGGGGCATGGTGGAGATGGTGGATGTCGCGGACTTCAACGCGCTCAAGGCCCAGCTGCCGGGCTTCAACGGCTTCCTGGCGGATGACGCCAACTACGTGACGGGCGGCGTCACGCCCTACGGCGCCAGTTCGCAGAAGCCCGGCGTGCTCCATGACAGCACCCTCACCTTCCAGAGCGCGCAGCTGCTGCGCATCGGCAACCTGAGTGACTTCAGCAACCGCCCGCCGCTCCGCGTCGACTTCACCACGGAGATCCAGGGCGTCGAGACGCCGCTCGTCGTCATCGTCGTCCACATGCGCGCGGAGAGCGCGGACCCCACCGGTCCCCGTCTGGCCCGTGAGCGCGCGAGCGCCGCGCTCGAGGCGTACCTGACCGACAACCTGCCGACCCAGCACGTCATCATCCTGGGCGACTGGAACGACGACGTCGACGAGTCCATCACCCTCGACCCGACGAGCGGCGTGCCGCTGGCCACGCCGTACCAGAACTTCGTCTCCGCCCCCGCGAGCTACACCTTCATCACCCGGGAGCTGTCACTGGCGGACGAGGCCACCTCCATCGGCTTCGAGAACGTGGTCGACCACACGCTCGTCACCAACGAGGTCGCGGCGCACTACGTCCCCGACACCGCGCAGGTCATCCACGCGGATGACTGGGTGCCCGACTTCCTGGACACCACGAGCGACCACCGCCCCGTCGTCAGCGACTACGCGCTGTCCTCCGCGACGAGCCCGTTCCTGCGCCTCAAGTCCCCCAACGGGGGCACCTTCGCCGCGGGCACCGTGCTCCCCATCGAGTGGCACGCCTGGGGCGTGACCACCGTGCGTATCGAGGCCTCCACCAACGGGGGCACGAACTGGGACGTGCTGGCCGCCTCCGTGCCCGCGGTCCAGGGCCGCTACGCCTGGACGCTGCCCGACGTCCAGTCCTCCGCCGTGCGCGTGCGCGTCATCGACGTGGACACGCCGTCGCGGCTGGACGAGAGCGACACCGCCATCACCATCACCCAGGCCACCAGCCGCGTGTTCATCAACGAAGTCCTGGCCGACGAGCCCGCGATCAACGGCACGAACAACGTCGCCTACGAGTTCGTGGAGCTCGTCAACACCGGCCCCACCGCCGTGGACCTCTCCGGCTGGACGTTGTGGGACTCGACGACGGGCAACGCCCGCCACGTCTTCCCCTCCGGCTTCAAGCTCGCCGCCGGCAAGGCCTTCGTCATCTTCGGCGGCGCCGCGGGCATCCCCACGGGCCTCACGAACGCGGCGGCGGCGTCCAGCGGAGCGCTCGGCCTGGGCAACAACGCGGACTCCGTCCGGCTGCGCAACGCAGCGGCGGCGCTCGTGGACGAGTACAACTACACCTCCACCGTGGACGACGTGTCCGCCAACCGCTCCCCGGATGGGGACCCCAACGGCACCTTCACGCCGCACACCAACCTCCCCTCGGGAACGAGGAAGTCCCCCGGGAAGCGCGCGGACGGCACGGACTTCTGA
- a CDS encoding AI-2E family transporter: MKDTRRQFPVYVPARTVWAVGLQVLLLAVVWLVVRQLYPILTLLAVVLLLSLALDLLVRRLERWGLRRGLGVAVVALLLLGLMALLVGTLVPMLIKQLEALVQATPGFIDRLSQSRWFQELGARYDVSLRAEELLRVEPSTLAGRAIDVLSSTLGLIAAGITVVALTVFSLVFGKDLYESILQWVPPRRQQRVRHLLGRMREAVGNYLAGTLLLMTMGGTVAAIVALAQGVPFFLPLGLAVMMLGVIPYIGSVVSALLVSFTTLATVGLRSAVVALVIFMAYQQLESNVLGPMVQRRAIKMNPLLISIVVLSGGALAGLLGAVIAVPLAAAAQVLVHEVLRERQERWTKAHQREHARKQVGRGAVEEGLLFAGPLEGAPSDEAGPARRGHGDDDETPPAPRPH; this comes from the coding sequence ATGAAGGATACCCGTCGGCAGTTCCCGGTCTACGTGCCCGCGCGCACGGTCTGGGCCGTGGGGTTGCAGGTCCTGCTGCTGGCCGTGGTGTGGCTGGTGGTCCGGCAGCTCTATCCCATCCTGACGTTGCTCGCGGTGGTGCTGCTCTTGTCGCTCGCGCTGGACCTCTTGGTGCGGCGCCTGGAGCGCTGGGGCCTGCGACGCGGGTTGGGCGTGGCCGTGGTGGCGCTCCTGCTGCTCGGGTTGATGGCGTTGCTGGTGGGCACGCTGGTCCCCATGCTCATCAAGCAGCTCGAGGCGCTGGTGCAGGCGACGCCCGGGTTCATCGACCGGCTCTCCCAGTCGCGCTGGTTCCAGGAGCTGGGGGCCCGCTACGACGTCTCGTTGCGCGCGGAGGAGCTGTTGCGCGTCGAACCCTCGACCCTGGCGGGGCGGGCCATCGACGTCCTGTCGTCCACGCTGGGGTTGATCGCCGCGGGCATCACGGTGGTGGCGCTCACCGTGTTCAGCCTCGTGTTCGGCAAGGACCTCTACGAGAGCATCCTCCAGTGGGTCCCGCCCCGCCGTCAGCAACGGGTGCGTCACCTGCTGGGCCGCATGCGCGAGGCGGTGGGCAACTACCTGGCGGGGACGCTGCTGCTGATGACGATGGGGGGCACGGTGGCCGCCATCGTCGCGCTGGCCCAGGGCGTTCCGTTCTTCCTCCCGCTCGGGCTCGCGGTGATGATGCTCGGGGTCATCCCCTACATCGGAAGCGTGGTGAGCGCGCTCCTGGTGAGCTTCACCACGCTGGCCACCGTGGGGCTGCGCTCCGCCGTCGTCGCGCTCGTCATCTTCATGGCGTACCAGCAGCTCGAGTCCAACGTGCTCGGCCCCATGGTGCAGCGGCGGGCCATCAAGATGAACCCGCTGCTCATCTCCATCGTGGTGCTGTCCGGTGGAGCGCTGGCGGGGCTCTTGGGCGCGGTCATCGCCGTGCCCCTGGCCGCCGCGGCGCAGGTGCTCGTCCACGAGGTGCTGCGCGAGCGGCAGGAGCGCTGGACCAAGGCCCACCAGCGCGAGCACGCCCGCAAGCAGGTGGGGCGGGGCGCGGTGGAGGAGGGCCTGTTGTTCGCCGGGCCCCTGGAGGGCGCCCCCAGCGACGAGGCGGGGCCGGCGAGGCGGGGCCACGGGGACGATGACGAGACGCCCCCGGCGCCGCGGCCACACTGA
- a CDS encoding endopeptidase translates to MRHTKVSAACLALALSAAAWAIQPPESGQSAIASKAFFKPELYLPIQNTPLATATRNMNAVSASRWDDFFARNGKDFRVYIDPRTGTPSSVEGSIPLIPGNGFRNNVDIDGVREAIGRSVADVDANVVGDLVLKFIADNQAAFNIDLMQLGEPRVTRINENLWQFHVGQVVNGVPVNHARIAATISHGNLILIGTESWANVDISTRPALSPDDALISGNGFVGMLTSPQQLWQAPELRIAPIAPQGESFAGAIGTGYAHHLVYVYGFQDPDAHQRWKVTVEAQTGEVLAVEDDNHYFESQITGGIYPSTNIETCADNTVCGTMQPNSPMPWANTGQASPANFTDGAGVFNYSTGATTTTLAGKYVRISDSCGAINVSNPLGGDLNMGGVNGHHDCTVPASTSTMTTSPGNTAAARSSFYELNKLAEQARGYLPTNTWLQSQLTANVNITSTCNAFWNGSTVNFYRSGGGCRNTGEIGAVFDHEWGHGLDDFDANGTLSNSSEGYADIAAIYRLQTSCVGYGFFHTSDRGCGPTPDGLSMNQNETQTGSPKWCNLRCSGVRDADWEASDDGAGNINPPATPQNFVCGRCSSGTGPCSRQVHCAASPARQAAWDLVKRDLPARHGYDDNTSFIVGNKLFYQGSGNVGAWHACNCTGGTSDGCGTTNGYMQWLAADDDNGNLADGTPHMQAIFDAFNRHNIACSTPSPATTGCAAGPSTAPSHTATAGDSQITLNWNTVAGASEYWVMKTEGFAGCNFGKVKVATVAGNSYTDQEVANGRPYCYSIVAASSNACYSPASACSCVTPACTPPGSTTLTTPTNGATGQELATVLDWADVTGASTYEVQVSTSPTFATIAASASSLVGSTWTVSPALAVNTTYYWRARANNSCGGVGAWSATSSFTTRGCITLAAPTLTTPADGATGVALGAVLDWADVTSAASYQVDVATDASFTNIVRTISGLTASTWTVTPALSNTTTYYWRARAADSCGTSANSATRSFTTTNICTPTVATFDTARQAPTCGNVCGCDTGTTLVNGRGTMSGGIEQNQPNTINDSCADGTSGTFHSDESIDRVVIKTVDNGPFAVGKQVTVEVTVWCWGSTDYFDLYYTTNAASPTWTALTTDQPCTSGSAARTFTHTFTLGATAGAHAIRPQFRYGGSASSCTAGSYNDRDDLVFTVGAAVASVESKQTTSQGRSAPAGR, encoded by the coding sequence ATGCGCCACACCAAGGTGTCAGCAGCATGTCTCGCCCTGGCCTTGTCAGCGGCGGCCTGGGCCATCCAGCCGCCGGAATCCGGTCAGAGCGCCATCGCCAGCAAGGCCTTCTTCAAGCCCGAGCTGTACCTCCCCATCCAGAACACGCCGCTCGCCACGGCGACGCGGAACATGAACGCGGTGAGCGCGAGCCGCTGGGATGACTTCTTCGCCCGCAACGGCAAGGACTTCCGCGTCTACATCGACCCGCGCACGGGCACGCCGTCGTCCGTCGAGGGCTCCATCCCCCTCATCCCGGGCAACGGCTTCCGCAACAACGTCGACATCGACGGGGTGCGCGAGGCCATTGGCCGCTCGGTGGCGGACGTGGACGCCAACGTCGTGGGCGACCTGGTCCTCAAGTTCATCGCGGACAACCAGGCCGCCTTCAACATCGACCTGATGCAGCTGGGCGAGCCCCGCGTCACCCGCATCAACGAGAACCTGTGGCAGTTCCACGTGGGCCAGGTGGTCAACGGCGTGCCGGTGAACCACGCGCGCATCGCCGCCACCATCAGCCACGGCAACCTCATCCTCATCGGCACCGAGTCCTGGGCCAACGTCGACATCAGCACCCGCCCGGCGCTGTCGCCGGACGACGCGCTGATCTCCGGCAACGGCTTCGTCGGCATGCTGACCAGCCCCCAGCAGCTGTGGCAGGCGCCCGAGCTGCGCATCGCCCCCATCGCCCCGCAGGGTGAGTCCTTCGCGGGCGCCATCGGCACGGGCTACGCGCACCACCTCGTCTACGTGTACGGCTTCCAGGACCCGGACGCCCACCAGCGCTGGAAGGTGACGGTGGAGGCGCAGACGGGCGAGGTGCTCGCGGTCGAGGACGACAACCACTACTTCGAGTCGCAGATCACCGGCGGCATCTATCCGAGCACGAACATCGAGACGTGCGCGGACAACACGGTCTGCGGCACCATGCAGCCCAACTCGCCCATGCCCTGGGCCAACACCGGCCAGGCGTCCCCCGCCAACTTCACGGACGGCGCGGGCGTCTTCAACTACAGCACGGGCGCCACCACCACGACCCTGGCTGGCAAGTACGTCCGCATCTCCGACTCGTGCGGCGCCATCAACGTCTCCAACCCCCTGGGCGGCGACCTGAACATGGGCGGCGTCAACGGCCACCACGACTGCACGGTGCCCGCCTCCACGTCCACCATGACCACCTCCCCGGGCAACACCGCGGCGGCCCGCTCCAGCTTCTACGAGCTGAACAAGCTGGCCGAGCAGGCCCGTGGCTACCTGCCCACCAACACCTGGCTGCAGTCGCAGCTGACCGCCAACGTCAACATCACCAGCACCTGCAACGCCTTCTGGAACGGCTCCACCGTCAACTTCTACCGCAGCGGCGGTGGCTGCCGGAACACCGGTGAGATTGGCGCCGTGTTCGACCACGAGTGGGGCCACGGCCTGGATGACTTCGACGCCAACGGCACCCTCTCCAACTCCAGCGAGGGCTACGCCGACATCGCGGCCATCTACCGCCTGCAGACCTCCTGCGTGGGCTACGGCTTCTTCCACACCAGCGACCGCGGCTGCGGCCCGACGCCGGACGGCCTGAGCATGAACCAGAACGAGACGCAGACGGGCAGCCCCAAGTGGTGCAACCTGCGCTGCTCCGGCGTGCGCGACGCGGACTGGGAGGCCAGCGACGACGGCGCCGGCAACATCAACCCGCCCGCCACCCCGCAGAACTTCGTCTGCGGCCGTTGCTCCAGCGGCACCGGTCCGTGCAGCCGCCAGGTGCACTGCGCCGCGTCCCCCGCGCGTCAGGCCGCCTGGGACCTGGTCAAGCGTGACCTGCCCGCCCGCCACGGCTACGACGACAACACCTCGTTCATCGTCGGCAACAAGCTGTTCTACCAGGGCAGCGGCAACGTCGGCGCGTGGCACGCCTGCAACTGCACGGGTGGCACGTCCGACGGCTGCGGCACCACCAACGGCTACATGCAGTGGCTGGCCGCGGACGACGACAACGGCAACCTCGCGGATGGCACGCCGCACATGCAGGCCATCTTCGACGCGTTCAACCGCCACAACATCGCATGTTCCACGCCGTCGCCCGCGACCACCGGCTGTGCCGCCGGTCCGAGCACCGCCCCCAGCCACACCGCCACCGCGGGTGACAGCCAGATCACCCTCAACTGGAACACCGTGGCGGGCGCCAGCGAGTACTGGGTGATGAAGACGGAGGGCTTCGCCGGCTGCAACTTCGGCAAGGTGAAGGTCGCCACCGTCGCGGGGAACAGCTACACCGACCAGGAGGTCGCCAACGGTCGTCCGTACTGCTACTCCATCGTCGCCGCGTCCTCGAACGCCTGCTACAGCCCGGCCAGCGCCTGCTCGTGCGTCACGCCCGCGTGCACGCCGCCCGGCTCCACCACGCTGACCACGCCCACCAATGGCGCCACCGGCCAGGAGCTGGCCACGGTGCTCGACTGGGCGGACGTGACCGGCGCCTCCACGTACGAGGTGCAGGTCTCCACCAGCCCCACCTTCGCCACCATCGCCGCCTCCGCCTCGTCGCTGGTCGGCAGCACGTGGACGGTGTCCCCGGCGCTGGCCGTGAACACGACGTACTACTGGCGCGCGCGGGCGAACAACTCGTGCGGTGGCGTGGGAGCCTGGTCCGCGACCTCCTCCTTCACCACGCGCGGCTGCATCACGCTGGCGGCGCCCACCCTCACGACCCCGGCGGATGGCGCCACGGGCGTGGCGCTCGGCGCCGTGCTCGACTGGGCCGACGTGACGAGCGCGGCCAGCTACCAGGTCGACGTCGCCACGGACGCCTCGTTCACCAACATCGTCCGCACCATCTCCGGCCTGACGGCCAGCACCTGGACGGTGACGCCCGCCCTGAGCAACACCACCACGTACTACTGGCGCGCCCGGGCCGCTGACTCCTGCGGCACCAGCGCCAACAGCGCCACCCGCAGCTTCACCACCACCAACATCTGCACGCCGACGGTGGCCACGTTCGACACCGCGCGCCAGGCGCCCACGTGCGGCAACGTCTGCGGCTGCGACACCGGCACCACGCTGGTCAACGGCCGCGGCACGATGTCGGGCGGCATCGAGCAGAACCAGCCGAACACCATCAACGACTCGTGCGCGGACGGCACCTCCGGCACGTTCCACTCCGACGAGAGCATCGACCGGGTGGTCATCAAGACGGTGGACAACGGCCCGTTCGCCGTCGGCAAGCAGGTGACGGTCGAGGTCACCGTGTGGTGCTGGGGTTCGACCGACTACTTCGACCTCTACTACACGACCAACGCCGCCTCCCCGACGTGGACGGCGCTGACCACCGACCAGCCCTGCACCAGCGGCAGCGCGGCGCGGACGTTCACGCACACGTTCACGCTCGGCGCCACCGCGGGCGCTCACGCCATCCGCCCGCAGTTCCGCTACGGCGGCTCGGCCAGCTCCTGCACCGCGGGCAGCTACAACGACCGCGACGACCTCGTCTTCACGGTCGGCGCGGCGGTGGCCTCCGTGGAGTCCAAGCAGACCACCTCGCAGGGCCGCTCGGCCCCCGCGGGCCGCTAG
- a CDS encoding ArnT family glycosyltransferase produces MRRFVVGARALWSRHPVALGVAVTFCASLLLRWLYLQAAPDRAWPFSIFFYGDSRFFHAYALDQARGLEKPGTLPYHPPLFPWLLGALYRVLGEPRGDAYPYKLCLATLSATTVALSWAWWRRLLGTAWSFLAAALFAASFGWLVLATTYSNEVLYALFLAATLACVLHARARPSWALALLTGVVMGLGSLTRAEHLYLWPFLLAWVALQREGTPWATLAARWGAALLACVLVLAPWATHNAKVLRDINARTPTLEPLPELAPVTVYGPINFAMANHAGATGGFTPDPVNQLGQDGFLDVANASQRHLLLHGYAVGLAWMREHPADAARLWGAKLQRWLDGLSLGLGVSNLPSGLSGTRAPVDLFVPETAWLKWPLLALLLAGAGLSLTRPWRDFGLLTAVVLHRALITVAFFGYTRGLLTIYPALLPLLLLPAVALTRARPTLALRVPALATALVLLLWVEAGALALAAPRGFMASGSTDRASGKLIQDDWVRIWPR; encoded by the coding sequence ATGCGGCGATTCGTCGTCGGCGCGCGAGCGCTGTGGTCCCGACATCCGGTGGCGCTGGGCGTCGCGGTGACGTTCTGCGCGAGCCTGCTGTTGCGCTGGCTCTACCTCCAGGCCGCGCCGGACCGGGCCTGGCCCTTCTCCATCTTCTTCTACGGGGACTCGCGCTTCTTCCACGCCTACGCGCTGGACCAGGCGCGGGGCCTGGAGAAGCCCGGCACCCTCCCGTACCACCCGCCCCTGTTCCCGTGGCTGTTGGGCGCGCTGTATCGCGTGCTGGGCGAGCCCCGGGGAGACGCCTACCCCTACAAGCTGTGCCTGGCCACCCTGAGCGCCACCACCGTGGCGCTCAGCTGGGCGTGGTGGCGCCGGCTGCTGGGCACCGCGTGGAGCTTCCTCGCCGCGGCCCTGTTCGCGGCCAGCTTCGGCTGGCTGGTGCTCGCCACCACGTACAGCAACGAAGTCCTCTACGCGCTGTTCCTCGCCGCCACGCTCGCCTGCGTCCTCCACGCCAGGGCCCGGCCGTCATGGGCGCTGGCCCTCCTCACGGGCGTCGTCATGGGCCTGGGCTCGCTCACGCGCGCCGAGCACCTCTACCTCTGGCCCTTCCTCCTCGCCTGGGTCGCCCTCCAGCGCGAGGGCACCCCATGGGCCACGCTCGCCGCGCGCTGGGGCGCCGCGCTCCTCGCGTGCGTGCTGGTGCTCGCCCCGTGGGCCACGCACAACGCGAAGGTGCTGCGCGACATCAACGCCCGCACGCCCACGCTGGAGCCCCTGCCGGAGCTGGCCCCCGTCACGGTGTACGGCCCCATCAACTTCGCCATGGCGAACCACGCCGGGGCCACCGGGGGCTTCACGCCCGACCCCGTCAACCAGCTCGGCCAGGACGGCTTCCTCGATGTCGCGAACGCCTCGCAGCGACACCTGCTCCTGCATGGGTACGCGGTGGGGCTCGCCTGGATGCGCGAACACCCCGCCGACGCCGCGCGCCTGTGGGGCGCCAAGCTCCAGCGCTGGCTCGACGGACTCAGCCTCGGCCTGGGGGTCTCGAACCTCCCCTCGGGCCTGAGCGGCACGCGCGCACCGGTGGACCTCTTCGTGCCCGAGACGGCGTGGTTGAAGTGGCCGCTGCTCGCGCTGCTGCTGGCGGGGGCCGGCCTGTCGCTCACGAGGCCCTGGCGCGACTTCGGCCTGCTGACGGCGGTGGTGCTCCACCGCGCGCTCATCACCGTCGCCTTCTTCGGCTACACCCGCGGGCTGCTCACCATCTACCCCGCCCTGCTGCCCCTCCTGCTGCTCCCCGCTGTCGCCCTGACGCGCGCCCGGCCCACGCTCGCCCTGCGCGTCCCCGCCCTGGCCACCGCCCTGGTGCTGCTCCTGTGGGTCGAGGCCGGTGCGCTCGCGCTCGCGGCGCCCCGCGGCTTCATGGCCAGCGGCAGCACCGACCGCGCCAGCGGAAAGCTCATCCAGGATGACTGGGTGCGCATCTGGCCGCGTTAG
- a CDS encoding xylulokinase, whose protein sequence is MEGRVSHAGEKSILAIDLGTSAVKLAAVTLRGRILGGEVEPLSLDLMPDGGAEQDPRAWWAAIVRGTRRLFESGKVEARDIVAVNCSAQWSGTVAVDERGEPLCPALIWMDSRGAPHVKRVAEGFIPVEGYGLRQLLTWIRLTGGAPSLSGKDPLGHILFLQAERPDVYRATYKFLEPKDWLNLKLSGRFAASHDSITLHWVTDNRALQRIDYDARLLALSGLHREKLPDLVPAATVLGPLHAEAARELGLDGDVRVVTGAPDIIAAAVGSGAVRDFEAHLCVGTSSWLCCHVPYKKTDLFHQMASVPSGLPGRYLLANEQESAGICLSFLKDNILYGEGGAGQGVDGDSGEIYQRMEREAGKVPAGSDRLIFLPWLNGERSPVDDKTLRGGFFNQSLKTTRAHLVRAVMEGVAYNSRWLFTYVEQFLGRRVDSMRIIGGGARSPLWCQIHADVLGRAIHQVDEPVLANARGAAFQAAVALGELTVEEIPSLVPIARTYEPDPANRGMYDALFREFVNLYKSNKAIFARLNGARSA, encoded by the coding sequence ATGGAGGGCCGTGTGTCCCACGCAGGCGAGAAGTCCATCCTGGCCATCGACCTCGGAACCTCGGCGGTGAAGCTGGCCGCCGTCACGCTGCGAGGACGCATCCTCGGTGGCGAGGTGGAGCCGCTGTCCCTGGACCTGATGCCGGATGGCGGCGCGGAGCAGGACCCGCGGGCCTGGTGGGCGGCCATCGTCCGGGGGACGCGGCGGCTCTTCGAGTCGGGGAAGGTGGAGGCGCGGGACATCGTCGCCGTCAACTGCAGCGCCCAGTGGTCGGGCACCGTGGCGGTGGACGAGCGGGGCGAGCCCCTGTGCCCCGCGCTCATCTGGATGGACTCGCGCGGCGCGCCGCACGTCAAGCGGGTGGCCGAGGGATTCATCCCCGTGGAGGGCTACGGCCTGCGCCAGCTCCTGACGTGGATCCGCCTCACCGGCGGCGCGCCGAGCCTGTCGGGCAAGGACCCGCTGGGCCACATCCTGTTCCTCCAGGCCGAGCGGCCCGACGTGTACCGGGCCACGTACAAGTTCCTGGAGCCCAAGGACTGGCTCAACCTGAAGCTGAGCGGTCGCTTCGCGGCCTCGCACGACTCCATCACCCTGCACTGGGTGACGGACAACCGCGCGCTCCAGCGCATCGACTACGACGCGCGGCTGCTCGCGCTGTCGGGCCTCCACCGGGAGAAGCTGCCGGACCTGGTGCCGGCGGCGACCGTGCTCGGGCCGCTCCACGCGGAGGCGGCGCGCGAGCTGGGGTTGGATGGGGACGTGCGGGTCGTGACGGGGGCCCCGGACATCATCGCCGCGGCGGTGGGCTCCGGCGCGGTGCGCGACTTCGAGGCGCACCTGTGCGTGGGCACGTCCTCGTGGCTGTGCTGCCACGTCCCGTACAAGAAGACGGACCTGTTCCACCAGATGGCGTCGGTGCCCTCCGGGCTGCCGGGGCGCTACCTGCTGGCCAACGAGCAGGAGTCCGCCGGCATCTGCCTGAGCTTCCTCAAGGACAACATCCTCTATGGCGAGGGCGGGGCGGGGCAGGGCGTGGACGGCGACTCGGGGGAAATCTATCAGCGCATGGAGCGCGAGGCGGGCAAGGTGCCCGCGGGCAGCGACCGGCTCATCTTCCTGCCCTGGCTCAACGGCGAGCGCAGCCCGGTGGACGACAAGACGCTGCGCGGCGGCTTCTTCAACCAGTCGCTGAAGACGACGCGGGCCCACCTGGTGCGCGCGGTGATGGAGGGCGTGGCCTACAACTCGCGCTGGCTCTTCACCTACGTGGAGCAGTTCCTCGGCCGCAGGGTGGACTCGATGCGCATCATCGGCGGGGGCGCGCGCTCGCCCCTGTGGTGTCAGATCCACGCGGACGTGCTGGGGCGGGCCATCCACCAGGTGGACGAGCCGGTGCTGGCCAACGCCCGCGGCGCCGCGTTCCAGGCGGCGGTGGCGCTGGGCGAGCTGACGGTGGAGGAGATTCCGTCGCTCGTCCCCATCGCCCGCACCTACGAGCCGGACCCGGCGAACCGCGGCATGTACGACGCGCTCTTCCGGGAGTTCGTCAACCTCTACAAGAGCAACAAGGCCATCTTCGCGCGCCTCAACGGCGCTCGGAGCGCCTGA